GCCTGTGCCCTTGTGTCTAGGTGAGGCTGTGGCACCCAGGCCCGGAGCAGGTCCCCCCAGCTGGGCCGTCCCCACTCTCGGAGCAAGAGGGGAACTGCAGCAGGCAGCAGCCTTCTACTCGTTCCCCatgacctgatttttttttcattttaaaataaaatatgtaagagaAACGTATGAAAGACGCCACatttagtcccttgtcagatccACACTTCCCCCTGTGACCTGGGAAATCGGGGTGCGTTTCCAGTCTGTGGGGTGCAGGGTCTCGCCCAGACAGGAGGCTGCATGGTGCTGCTTGTAGCGAGTGACTCGTTTGTGGTTGGCACGCCCAGTGCAGCTGAGGATGACCCCGTGGCTTGGCCCCAGGACAGGACCCAGCCCCACAGAAAGGCCTGGAAATAGCAGCAAACCTTAGAGAAGGAAACACCCACCACTGGGGACCTACGATCCCCTGCTCTCCCCGGAAAAAGAAACACCCACCACCGGGGACCCACGATCCCCTGCTCTCCCTGGAGGGCACCCAGGAAGCAGCCGCAGCTGGCAGGCTATGCGGCAACCCCGAGACCAGCGGAGATGGCAGTGGGTGGGCCTGCAGGTCACTGCCCCTGGGCACTGTGTCCTGTCTGAGGGGCTTGTTTCTGAACCACACAGAAAAGAGGGGGGGTCTCGTAATCCACGGTATCAGGATCAACAGGTGAACAGAATCTAGTTCTGCCATGCGACCCTTActctttttaaagcaaaacagAGTTGAAGTTCTACTCTCCGACACCCCTAGAAGTGACCACACCATTCCCACGCGTATCTTCAGCTTTTCCCCACACATGAATTGATAAAAATTaagtatttgcatttttacatGTTACACCAATACCATCTCTCACTTGTTTTGCCACGGAACAAGACTGTGTGCCCGTCTGCCAGGTGACAGCATGGGTGGCTCCACCGTAGTCCACCTGCCTCCTTCCGGCCTGTGACAATTGTCACAGTGTAGCAATGAACATCCCTGCGTGGCCCATGCCCGGGCTCTCGCGTTGCCCTAGGGTGGACACCTCAGGACGCAGATGCCAGTCCCTGGGCCCGTGTCCTTAGTGCCATGAGCTACTACCAGCTGTCCCCAAAACAGCTGCCCCACCTGCGTTCCTGTTCCCCTGCATCACTGCCAACACTTGGAAAATCACACTTGCCAATTTCTGCCAATCGAGGGTGTACTTTGAGTGCATTACCATGGAAAACATCCTGTTTCTACAATTCCAAGCTAACAGCATTAATTAGCAGCAGTGACTCACGGGGAGGCTGGGATGAGAACAGGGGGTACTTTCACTGTCTATGCTAAAGAACTGTTTACAAGAACATATTAGTTTAGttaacagaaaagaaagatcaaTGAGATCCTCAGTTCGTCTGCCTGGCTCTGAGCACATTCCCTCCCATATCTGTCCTCGTTGCAGATAATGCAACTCACTTTGGCTTAAATCTAAGAAAATCTACTGGGGCCCGAACTCCTCTGGGTCCCTGGGTAGGGACTGGAGACACCTCTGATGCCAGGTCaaagggaaggacacagggaCAACCACTGTCTGGGCTCCAAGGCATCCCTTCAATGCTCCCTTCTGTCAACGCGGGAAATGTGACACTTCGTCAAGAAGCTGGGAAGTCTGGGTTCCCAGGCTGACAGCTCGCATGGCTTAAGGCTCTCGCCTCCATCCGACTCATATTCCCAAAGAAATCACAAAACACACAACAAGCCTTCAAAAACGGATTTACTTGAAACTGTGAGGAGAAACAAGTGCACGGGTGCAGGTGGCAGCTGCCAGGATTGCTCCAGTCCTACCCAGTGGGTGCCCACCTGGGCAGGGCACAGCTCCTGCTGCAAGGTCACCTTACCAGGGGGTGCAGAGGGGCTCATGATCAGATGGCACAGCGCTTTTCTAATGCAGGCAGGCTACATGGCCCCCAGGAACAACCAAATGCAGAATCAGGCCAAAACCCACACAGCCCTGACCCCCTCGTGCTCTGGCTGGTCTCCCGGCCAGCAGCCCCTGAGGGCCGGCATGCAGGCCACTGACCTGTGGCTGACACAGGCCACTAAGCTGTGGGTGACACAGGGTAGTCCACGGTTTGCACAGTCTCATTCCCATTCAAAGACAGGCcccaaggctgggcgcagtggctcacgcctgtaatcccagcactttgggaggccgaggcaggtggattgcttgaacccaggagttcaagaccaacctgagcaacatggcaaaagcccatctctacaaaaacaagttagccaggcgtggtggtggtgggtgcctgtggtcccagctacttgggaggctaaggtgggcagacaGCTTGAGCCTAGTAGGTTGAGgcctcagtgagccatgatcgcccctctgcactccagcccaggtgacagagcaagaccctgtctcaaaaaacaaaaaaaaaagtactagccGCATGGAGGCTATCTGCTGCTTGCTTCTTCTCTGAATAATTACGGGCATGAGGAGTCCAGTGATGTTCCTGGTCTCTCCCCAGAAGTAAAGACAGGTTGGGCCACGTTAACACTGGAGTTGATCGTGATTCGAGGAGTTTTGTTCTCAGGACAGGTGATGGTTCTATGAGCACATTCCCATAAGTGCTCTTGAAAGTTACACCACGAAGGCAGCAACCAGAATAGAAACATCCTAAAAGAGCCTAGCTGCTTTCCGCAGCGCCTTGGACGGTGGACCACAGCTCAGCATCTCCTGTTCGCACCCAAGACCCCACGGCCATGAGGACAACACGAGCTCAGAAGATGCATGTGGGCAGGCGTTCTGAAGTAACAAAGGGGCTGAGGAGTTTCTGCTGCTGTCCGTCACTGCCCACGAGCACTGAAAATGGCCTAACCGTGTGCAGGTGAGAAAGCCTGGGGGTGAACAAGCCCTGAGGAGTCAGGGAAGCCAGAGCCAGCGGCTGAAGGGCCCTTGCATGCGGCTGCAGCACAACTGCAGGTTCTCAGAGAAAAATCTCCAGCTCAGACCCGGTTCTGCACAAAGCTCAGAAGGGAGCGGCCAGCAGGGCATGTGGCTAGAGGAGGGACATGGCCACCCACCCCTCCCTCCTCGTGTGCCAGGTGGGCTTGCTAGGGGCACAGGTGCCCAGTGTCAGGGCAGGGATGCCACAGAGCCGCAGGCAGACTGAAGGGGCCCAGGGCATGGTCAGGAACGAAGAAGGAGGGAGCCTGAGGCTctcccaccaccaggcctgcaaAGCCACTCACACTCAGCAGCGGACACTTGAGGTCACGGCCCAGGTGGGCTGAGGGACCCCAATACCACCTGCCTTGAATCTCAGCCTACAGAAGTCGTTTGCAACTTCCTCATGCAAACGAACATTCAGTGCCGGCACAGAAAAGCCTCCAATGACCTCTCTGAAATCTTCAATCACATCATTTCCAAACAAGTGACAAAGAACACGTTCAGGTGTGCAGAGCTGCGCTGCAGGCAGCCCCACTCCAGAGAGCAGACTTGATCCTGCCCCAGAGTGAGAGAGCGACAGAAAGGCATCCGTGGTGCAAAAGATGGAGAGTCCCAACCTCCCAACTCCACCTGCCACCTTCCCCAATCAAACCTAATGCGCTTGGCTGTCCTGAACTGGGTTACTCAGCCTCCTCCTTGGAAACGGTTTTATCCAACTCTCAGCTGCCCTTAGGCCTCTGATGACGACATGAGCCCTTCCGAGTTCTCACCTGCAGGGAATGGACCACCTGCAGGCTCCCCTGAGAGGGTGGATGCCCTCCCCCGGAAGGGAAGCTGCTGTTTTGAGGCGCGCAGATTCAGTGCCTGTCCCTACAGAACCGGAGCCAAGAACTGGCTAAGGACGCATCGGAGCGGGAAAAACAAGACCTGTAGTCACGACTGAAGGGACTGGCTGTGCAGCCAAAAAGGCCTCCCTTTCCTGGCTGTGTGGCTCTGGCCCTGCCTGGCATCACTGCAGGTCACCACCATGGAGAGACCCCCCCAACATACACACCAGAACCAGGAGCCACATGAACTGACCAACAGCCCATGGCTGAGACATGATGGGTGGAAGCCATTTCTATACCCAAACACTGGAAGCGTAATTGAGATCTGAGGTTCCTTTAATCAGAAGCACGTGCCTCCCACAGTGTGCTCTTCAAGCCCCAAAGGGCACGCCTCTAGGACTGCGTCCCTTAGAGCGAGGCTCGGGCTCTTGGTAAAAAAGCATTTGCttgattttatttaaacaatGGTGAATCTTCAAGGTGCCAGTCTACATGCCCAACAGTCCTCCAGGCTTCAAGGCCACAGTCACCGTCACTCAGAGACTGCCTCATTTGGCACAAGAGAAAAACAGTGACCACCACAGAGGGCAGGGAGTGACAAAGCTTGTAGGCTAATGCTGCAAAAGCCGCTAGAAACTGGGGCCACACACAAGAGCCAGCAGGCGCGCCTCGGGGTCTGCGTGGCTCCCGCTGCTGCCGCCCTGGAAGGGCGCTTTCTCCACTGGCTTTTCTCGTGagtctttctcccaggctggccaGATTACCATTTAGGAACCTTAGCCAATTCTCTGACTCTGGGAAGCAAAGTAAGCATTTGCCAAATGCACTGAGGCTGGGCAATGGGAATTCTTATGTTTTTTAAAGGCCAGTCAAGGAGAAATTCATCAGGAAAACATTTCCCAGGACATCCTCAGGTTGGTCTCCACACCAAGGCACACAGACTGTCACCTTCCCGAGGTCCCTCACCAGCAGGACGTGTCCAGGGTGCCCAGCACAAGGACTTGGAGCAGCCCAGACACAAGGACAAGCGGCAGAGAGGGAAGGCTCGCTGGGGACGCCCACTCGGGCACGGAGCTGGCTGTGGGCTGGGGGAAGGGCCAGCTCTGGACACCATGCTCTCTGTTCTTCAGGAGATGCCAACCTCAGCCAAGACCTCAGATGGGGTCCCCACACGCAGGTGTTAACACAACATGGGGCACACAGCAGTGGAGGCATCAGTCCATGGGGTCTCCAAGCTGGAGGGTCCCGCTTTCCAAAGTGTGTCCCCAGATGCAGGTGTGGCTTTTCTAGAAAGCTGTCCCCTCACCTGCAAAGGGGTTTCCTCGTCATCTCATATGGGCACTCCTGGCACCTGTGTGGACCACTCACTGCTTCAGACACACGGGCCTGGAGCCTTGCGTTCTGGAGACAGTGGCCGGCAGCTTGGTTTTGACGCCGCGTGCGTGCAGGGAGGAAGGCATGGACAAAACAAACGCCCCGTCTGGAACAGGCCGTCGAGGACAGTCAAGTGGCTGGAACGATGGCCTTGGCTCCAAAGCTGGAGTAGAGGGGCTGGAGCAGGTGCATGGGCTGGGCTGTGCATTCAAGTGACATTCCCTAGTGACTCAGGTCACTAAACCCACTCCACAGGGGGGGAAGCTGAGATCAGAGGTGAAATGCTTCTGTCCAAACTCCAAGCAAGCCGGTAGAGAAATGGGGATTCACTCCAGAGTCCCGGCCCCAAGCCTGAGATCCTACCAACTTCCCGAGCTTGCTCTGCATACTGTGCCCATCACACCTGCGCTGCTTGAGCTGTTCGCCTCTTCCTGACCCCCTCCCAGAGGCCACTGTTGCCCGGCTTCCCCCAAAAGGAGTGGGGTGGAGCACATGCGTCTCACACACGACCCAGTCTATCACTCTATCCGCTCATAGGAAGAGCGCCAGGCAGGAGGGTCCTGCTTCCCGAGAAAACCGCCAGCCAGCCCAGGGTGCGGCAACCCCACCGCTTCAATTCTCACGCGGTCCCACGGCTGTCCCCTACATCTGCTGTATTCAGGCtcgttctctctttttttggtaaGACATGCTCAGCTTCTTCCATCATGGCACTGACAAATATGCAGGTCTATGTCACACTCTCTACATAAAGTGCTGGGGGGTGGCTGGGCTGGGCCCCCCGACAAGGTGTGCGTTCTGGTCAAAAGGCCGGATTTCCAAAGTGCATGCTGCTTCTATTCACAGGTCAGAGTTCAGAGCCCCAGAGCCATCCGGGATGTGGCAGCAAGGATGTGGCCGGTCAGGAAGTGAGGGACTGAATGTTCTTGAGCATCTCATCGAAGGCCTGTGGGGACGGCGCATCTGCGTTCCGGAAGGTGGCCTGGACCCGGCTGTACAGGCTGAAGGATTTCAGCTCCAGCCAGACGAACCCGAAGCGGTCCTCATCGAAGAGGATGAAGACCCCGGGGGTGCGTTCAGGGCTGGTGAAGCCGTGGCCCGCGATGAGGCCTGTGCCATAAAAACTGAGCAGAAACAAGAGGGAAACTGTGAGCTGGGGGAGGGCTGAGTCAAATGCACGCCACGTACAGCATTCTGCGACCCCCCTCTGTGCCGCAAGAGCCACATCCACTGTTCATCAGCCAGAAGCTGACTCCCAGAGCCAGCCTGTCTCTGCAGGGGCAGCTGGGGGTGTGGGCTGAGCCTGTCTCTGAAGGGGTAGCTAACGGCGCAGGCCGAGCCCACCTGATGATGGACGCAGAGGCCAGAGCTCGGGGCTGCTGGGGGATGGGCGCTGACTCGCAGCACCCATGAGGGATTCACCCACTGACTGCACACTGCCGAAACACTGAACTAAAACGAGGTCTCTGCAGGCCCAAAGAGCTCTGTTCCAAAATACACATTCCATAAAGGAGGCCCAAcgtgaaaaaaaatcttaatgtcTGGGAGTTATGTCCCCATACAATTAGCTCTAATACAGGCAGCCTGCAGCTGACATTAACTCAGAAGTCGCAAACACCCATTTACGGCTTTGAGGTCAACATCAGACAGGAAGACACTTATGTCTGTCTTGCAAGCAGCTAAATTCTTCCAACAGATGACGAGAAGTAAGGGGCTGGCCTGGAATCACCCACTGAGGCTCCAAAGGCCGCGGGAAAGAACAGCCCCGTGGACCAGGGCCTGGGCCTCAGAGAGCTTCTCAAGCTCGGGGAGAAGTTCCAGGGCCCAGAGGCAGGTGCAGCCATCGGCACTGTGGTCAGACAAAAAGCAACAGGCATTCCCTGTACAGGTGCCGTGGCCAAGCCCTGCAGATCCATAAACTAGACAGGGAAGGGCCGGGGAGCCCCCATATTCAGCACGGCAGGGACTGTCCTGCAGGTTAGCTGGGGACGGGGGCTGGACAGGTCTTCCTGGCCAGTGGCTGCAGCACGTGCTGTGACTCGCAAACTGGCTCTGAGCCCATTGTGAGGTATTAGGAGTTCTGAGATGTTTGAAGGGTAACagagctttttccttttttagctaTTCAAACATTTATATTAGCAAAAACAACACTCCAACACTATTTGTATGCCTCTCTCTGTAAACCCCCCAGTCACCGTTATCATACATGGAACATGAAGAAAGCCCCACCCAGACATCCAAACCCCCTCCAGGAGCTGGAACTGTGGCACCCTTCCCCCAACCCAGACATCCAAACCCCCTCCGGGAGCTGGGCCTGTGGCACCCTTCCCCCCACCCAGACATCCAAACCCCCTCCGGGAGCTGGGCCTGTGGCACCCTTCCCCCCACCCAGACATCCAAACCCCCTCCGGGAGCTGGGCCTGTGGCACCCTTCCCCCCACCCAGACATCCAAACCCCCTCCGGGAGCTGGGCCTGTGGCACCCTTCCCCCCACCCAGACATCCAAACCCCCTCCGGGAGCTGGGCCTGTGGCACCCTTCCCTCCGTGACAGCAAGTTTAGCGGAAAATACAGACACATAGCGGCATATGCACATAGTGGCTCGgaggtaaaaggaaaataactgtAACTTGACAATGGCAGAATGACTTTGATGCCAGGAGACTGACAGGCGGACCCTCAAAACAGCCCCGAAGGCCACTGTCCAGCAGAACCCTCTGTGGTGATGGAATGTTCTAGAGCTGCACTGtccaccagccacatgtggccatgTAGCACTTGAAACATGGCCTGGGCGGCTGAGGGCCTGGATTTTTCATATTCAGTTTCAGTTCATTTGAATTTAAACAGCTCTAAAGGGTAAGGACACGGGGCAGGGCCTTGTTCATCTATGAGGAGCAGCCTGAACGGCAAGGGGCCTGTGGCACTGAAGGCGGTGGCCCAGACAAAACTGTATAAAAAAAGTCAGCGAGACAGGAGCTGGCAGCTGTGCAGGACTCGTCCCATGTCAGCCGCCCAAGCCCTGCAGTGGCAGCGGCAATGCCAGCCCCTCCCACGCAGTCGCAGCTGGTGTCCATTCCACTGGCCACCCAGACACTGGCCCGGCacagcagaggcaggcaggcacagaggagggagggggCGGGAAAGCAGGACCCACATCTGAACCACGCACCGGGAGATGGCCGAAGGTGACCGGCAAGACGCTGACCAGGAGGACACCAACCCAGGCGGGCTTTCCACAgggtgggtggggaaggggccTTGTTCATTTCCTACTTTCAAAGCTGCTGGACAGTTTACATGATATTTCACTTGATTGACTGCAAACAAGTAGCTTTAGAAGCCCCTGGGGGAGCGGCACTATTGCAGGGATGTGAGGCATCTGGAAGCCTCATGCCCCTGCAGCTCTGAGGTACCCCAGAAGGGGTGGAAGGACAGGAGCCTCCAAGACGGGACCCAGCTGCGCGGCCGCTTGCTCAGGTGCTGGGAAACATGGCCCAACGGGTCAGAGGCCCCACTCCTGTCCCAAAGCACCGGCTGCCGCCCTCTGTGAGGTCACAGGCCCTCTCCGCCTGTGCTAGGTGTGGGGCTGGGGCCCTCGCTGAAGCCCATGCTGTCCCACCTTCAGGCCCCAGTACCCGCCGCATCCTTACCACATCCTGCAGGTTCGGGGGTAGTCCTCATTCCTGGAGCTCACGCCCACGGGCAGCACGAACGGCTGCCCCTGCCCACACTGGGCAGGCTGCTCGGCCGCAGCTACAGCATCCCCAGGCTCGCCACCATCCTCACCAGGTGTCCCATCGGGGCCCTTGCTGGGCGCCTCTGccctgggctgggcagggcttGGCTGGGACTCCCGGGGGCCCTGCCGGCCACGACCCTCGCCCGCCTCGTGCCCGCCTTCCTGCTGCTCCTGGCGCACCCTCTCGCGCACCTCCAGGACGATGCGGGAGAGCTCATTGAAGTTGCGCTGGTTCTCGAGGTCGGGCAGCTGGATCCGATGCCTCAGGTCGATCTCCACTGTCTGCTGCCCAGCGGGGATGTTGGGGTCACCCTGTGGAGCAGGTGGCGGTCAGCAGGGCTcaggccagcagcagcagcagtaccGCTGTGTGGGCTCCAGCCCAGATCCACCTCTGGCTGAGCGAGCTGGCACCAGCCCTCCTACTGACTTAGCAACGTCCCTTACAGAAGAAGTCGTCTCAGAATCCCTTAGAAAGTGGCAGGGCCAGCAACACCTATGAGTGCCCCTGAggacggtggctcatacctgctcAACTGCGCCCAGAGAAGTTCAAAGAACATCCCAGAGCTGGGCAGCAGCCCAAGGAGGCAGCCCACATCTGTCTGCCTGAAAGGCAGAGCTCGGGAGCCGAGCCCTGGGAAGATGCTTCAGCCCCAAAACTCCGTGAGGAGTCCAGGAGCCAAAACTCTGGGGTCCAGGGAATGCCCCATTATGCCAGATGTGGCCCTGATCCCTGGAGGCTCAGGGAATAGGCTTTGCCCCTTCAGGCGCTGTCTGCCAGGATCCCCAATAACCATTCAGGGCAGGCGGGCAGCATGTGCCAGAAGCCCTGGCATGGGACAATGAGCCCCTGTTCACTGCTGGGCTCACCACACAGCCCACCCTCAGGCCACTCCAAGGAGAGGAGCTGCTGAAGCTCAGACAGGGTGGGAGCTGTCTGCAAGCACAAGGGTCTCCATGCAGCTGCTGGAGGGGCCCCTTTCCCAGGCTGTCCTCAATTAAATCTGAGCCTCTGTGTGGGGTCTGCTGTCCAGACTTCCTAAACCCCACCGGGCTGCCAGGGTGGCCAGGGCTGAGCGGTGCTGTGGAAAGGCCACCTTGGAAGCACACAGACTCCCTGAGGGTCTCGTGGAAATGCAATTCTGGTTCAGTGGGGCTGGCTGGAGCCCGAGAATCTGCTTTCCCAAGCTCCCGGGGCTGCAGAAGCAAGCCCACTCTGAGGAGCAAGGGTGCCGGGGATCAGTGTCTGCCCAAGTTCCCTGACTCCACAGTCCAGTTGAGCCAGGTGCTCCCAGAGCCCCACCAACCAGGGCAGCCGCCACTCACCGTGATCTTGGTGC
This sequence is a window from Gorilla gorilla gorilla isolate KB3781 chromosome 18, NHGRI_mGorGor1-v2.1_pri, whole genome shotgun sequence. Protein-coding genes within it:
- the FBXO31 gene encoding F-box only protein 31 isoform X6, producing the protein MAYRDVYTCLLHRYRHILGLWQPDIGPYGGLLNVVVDGLFIIGWMYLPPHDPHVDDPMRFKPLFRIHLMERKAATVECMYGHKGPHHGHIQIVKKDEFSTKCNQTDHHRMSGGRQEEFRTWLREEWGRTLEDIFHEHMQELILMKFIYTSQYDNCLTYRRIYLPPSRPDDLIKPGLFKGTYGSHGLEIVMLSFHGRRARGTKITGDPNIPAGQQTVEIDLRHRIQLPDLENQRNFNELSRIVLEVRERVRQEQQEGGHEAGEGRGRQGPRESQPSPAQPRAEAPSKGPDGTPGEDGGEPGDAVAAAEQPAQCGQGQPFVLPVGVSSRNEDYPRTCRMCFYGTGLIAGHGFTSPERTPGVFILFDEDRFGFVWLELKSFSLYSRVQATFRNADAPSPQAFDEMLKNIQSLTS
- the FBXO31 gene encoding F-box only protein 31 isoform X7 — protein: MYLPPHDPHVDDPMRFKPLFRIHLMERKAATVECMYGHKGPHHGHIQIVKKDEFSTKCNQTDHHRMSGGRQEEFRTWLREEWGRTLEDIFHEHMQELILMKFIYTSQYDNCLTYRRIYLPPSRPDDLIKPGLFKGTYGSHGLEIVMLSFHGRRARGTKITGDPNIPAGQQTVEIDLRHRIQLPDLENQRNFNELSRIVLEVRERVRQEQQEGGHEAGEGRGRQGPRESQPSPAQPRAEAPSKGPDGTPGEDGGEPGDAVAAAEQPAQCGQGQPFVLPVGVSSRNEDYPRTCRMCFYGTGLIAGHGFTSPERTPGVFILFDEDRFGFVWLELKSFSLYSRVQATFRNADAPSPQAFDEMLKNIQSLTS